The genomic stretch GCAGTGTTTTCCCCTTCAGTTATGTACCACTGCCTCAGCCGTTCAGCATCAGAGAAGTCTGGATTTACTTTTAACAAGGTTGAGCTGATTGTGCCCACAGATTTGCCATTGAAATCACCAACAAGGCCAGATCTCAGAGCAAGTACAGGATTCAAACCAGAATCACACAGTGACTGCAGCTGCTGACCTTCGGCATTACAGAAGTCACCCCACATGGTTATTTCCACGCTGCAACGAGACATGTCCTTCAGTTGAAGGACTCTTTTCTGGGTTTCCACACCATTCTTCCGCATAAATGTAGAAGAAGGGCTAACTGATGTAACAACCCCTAGCAAATCAACCATGGAGCCTTTATCCATGTTAGCTATTTCGCTGATCTCTCGGAAATTGAACTGCTGCCTAGGGATACTGCTATCATCACCAGAACAAACCTCAATAGAACTTGTATTATCCAGATTGATTTCATAGTCATTGTTTAAATTGTTAAACTGCTTCTTTGCGGGTCTGAGCACCCCTCTAGATATCAAGTACACCTTATCAACCTCAATTAGGTCATAGAACTGATCATACCGCGCAATACTACTAAAGCATACTGCACGAATTTCTCCACCATGTGCATCAAGAAGATCAAAGCTGAAGAGTTTTCCTGGACCTTTCGCATTGGTGAAGTGCTTGACATGACTCTTCGCAGTCACCCTAGCCTTTATTGTCCAAGTATTTTGGTAAACGTTCAATGCTGAAATCGGGATAGCACGAGGGGCAGCTTCATTCCTAGCAACATGTCCACTATTTCTATATGCAGGAGCTGGCTGCTGATACGAAGACTGTGCAGAACGCCCATAAATATTGCCAGAAGGGCCAGAGCTCCCCCCTGTACCAGGAACTGCAAACCTTTGGTTCTGATGAGAGTTCAGTATTGGTCGCTGAGCGTTTGGCTGCACTGCATTGACATTCATTGTGTTCTGTGCTGACAATGTACCATAAGATCCATCAGACAACACATTGTTAGGTACAGGTTCGACTGTTTGACCAATCGAAGGGTTGACTGGGCCATGAACACCATTGTAGGGTGCACCATATGACAGATTGTTAGCAACCTGCTCCACCCTTTCAGAACCAGCATTGCCAAGCATGCCTGGAGCACCGGAATAGATTCCACTATTTGCTTGAGCAGAATTGGCTGGTAAGTTAGGCCCCTGTCCTTCAGGTATTTTTTTCTCATAAATCTTGGGTGTCCCAATCATGTCACACTCACTTCGCAGAACATCAAGTTTGACAACAATAATTATCCTGAAGGCAACAGAAAAACATTTGTCAGGTCATGTGATAAGAAATCCATATAAACATCAAATATCCAAAGTATTCTGAAAGATATCCGCTCAGTTCTACCAGAGGATTTGTTTTATTCTAGAAAAAAGCTCGGCTCATAAAACAGTAGGTACAGAAAAGAGCAACTCAAAGTAGAGATTGGAGAATATAATAGTTACCCACACCTTTAGAATTAAAAAGAAAATACAGCCTGCTCATGCTATTTGCTATTTTCTAGAATGATAATTAGGGCCACGAGAAAAACAAGGTTCCAAAAACTGACGGAAATCCCATAACTCATATCATGACAATGCATGATGTAAACTGTTTTATCAATTTGATATGGAAATCAGCAATACAAATTGACACTATTTTGCGTGAGCAGCATTGCCACAAAATACAACGCCTTTACTGCAGCAAACATAGAAAATGTGATGACATTTGCCAATAAAATCCTACACAACACAGGAAGTTCTTAAAAAAGCTATACCATGAAAAGCTATACATTTGCTAACCCAATCACTGTCCCAACAGGCTAGCTATAAAGTTCTTAGTGATTAAATCTTCGTTGACATAACAGGGATTTGTGCATCTTTCGTTGTTGGACCGCCACATATCAAAGCAAGCAGACCAAGACCCAATCGTTTTATACCATGAAAAGTTCAGAACATTGATTTTACATAACAGGGAGAATTTCCCCTCTCTCTTTTTTTAATGGTGTTTTCCCTCATTTTGTCAGCAGTATCCACGCCAAAGATAAATTAATCTGCTGGGGCTGGAGGAGAACTGTAAATTAAACACGCAATGGCATATGTTCTTCTACGTAGTAAAACGCTGTAGGACGATAACTCAAATGAAACTGAACTTGAAGGCTGATATTGTGCAATGATTAACGCTCTAACCCGATCACTGTCCCAACAGGCTAGCTATAAAGTTCTTTGAGTGATTAAATCTTCGTTGACATAACAGGGATTTGTGCATCTTTCGTTGTTGGGCCGCCACATATTGAAGCAAATAGATCCAGAGCCAATCTTTGTCCCAGAACAAAGATTGGATGTTAACATCAGAAGTTCAGAACATTCATTTTACATAACAGGGAGAATTtcccctctctttttttttttgaatggtgGTTCCCCCCATTTCATCAGCAGTATCCACGACAAAGATAACTACATCTGCTGGGGCTGGAGGATAACTGTAAAGTAAACAAGCAATGGCATATGTTCTTCTAGTACGATGTCGTAGGACGACAACTCAAGCGAAGCTGAATTTGAAGGCCAATATTGTGCAGTGATTAACGCTCTAACCCTATCATTGTCGCAACAGGCTACCAGCTATCAAGTTCATCGAGTGACTAAATCTTCAAAATAGACTTCCTAGACTGCGAAATGTGCGCTTCTTTGGTTCTTGGACCCTCCCCAATAAATCGCAGCAAGCAGACCCAAGATCCAATCTTTGACGCAAAACAACCCAAAAGCAGAGCAGGCTAGGGTTAAAGCAGAGCAGGCTAGGGGGTTGGAGGAGGTATTGCGTGCACGTACCTGCGTTTCTGGATGGTGTTGCAGGTGATGTCCTGGAGGAGGACGATGGAGCCGACGCGGAGGGTGCCGTCCCGGACGAGGTGGTTGTGGTCGGTGGAGAGCATGGACTGCTGCGAGTGGACGCCGTCGGAGAGCAGCAGGCGGAAGCGCTCCGACTGCTTCGCCGCGGCGGCGGACTTGGTGGTGACGGGGCGCAggtccgccacctgcagcaccggCTTGATGTTCCCCGGCCCGTCCGGGAGGTCCCAGATCTCCTTCACCGCGCCCGGGGTCAGCTGCGGCGCGTCCATCGGGTCGGCGGCGAGGGGAGATGGGGAGTGGggtttggcggtggtggtgggcggAGGGAACCCTAGGGTGGAGAGggaagcggctgcggcggcggcggcgtacagGGGAAGGAGGAATGAGGTTTGTGAGGTGGGGGTGTATAGACCGGGCGTAGGCACGGTGGGTGGGCGGTTGGTTCTGCAAGTTTTGTGGGAGCGCGCTAGTGCGTCTCCTGCGGGAACGTTTCGAGTGGGAAAAAAAGGGAGGGAGAACGAAAATTTCAATTTGACAAGTGGAGGTCGATAGGCTAGACCAAACGGgaatgatgttttggcacatgggagcatgctccctttattttgaaatgcatgttacatacattttgaaatttcaaaaaattgaaacgaaaaattcgaacgtacatctttacgtgctacgcgctcacaaagttgtttcataaaaatccgacttgtcgtgtgacgtgtgtaaaaatgacaaaattcaatgctgaaaataaggcttttcaggagataaattttctcttttttacacagatcacaaaacatattggttcctcgcgaaacttgatgaacgtacgtatattgtggagatgtacatgtagaattttttgtcaaattttttcgacatttcgaaatataactttctgataaagggagcatatgcacccgggagccgaattgaatttccgagacCAAAACAGATAAATACCACATCGCTGGATACGGTTTATTATAACATAACTCATGTGTTTGTAAACACCTTcccatatagtgaagttttgttggTTGGCGTTTATGGCTTTCCCCTTTGTGTTAGACGGGTTTTCACGCTAAATCTTGTGCCTTCCGCTGCAATTTCCCATTGGTTGCCACGTTTATAACAACTCGTTTGTATCTAGATAAATCTTCAACATCCTTTTCAGATGGACATAGTATATTaaagttttaaaataattaaataaacATTCACATGTACGTTATTATCTTCACACTTGTGCAAGCTTTTAAGAAAGAATGTGATTACATCTGGTCGATACGGAAATAATAAAACGACAGCCGCCCCGCTTGCGAACTCATATGGACTCTCCCGTATCCAATTCTCGAAGGGCGTTCATTGAAAAAAGGAGCATCCATCATAATTACATACATGTATGTGAGGAACTTTTCACCTCTCGGAAATTCCACCGCTCGAAAATCTCTGCCTCATGTTCAAGCATGACATTAGAAAAGGCGTTCGACTCAGTGAGATGTTCTCCAACATTGTGGCTTCGCAAGGAAAATTCCGAGATCAGATTTTGGCGCTTCTCTCCTCTTCCACTTCGAGAGTCCTacttaatgttggagatatgcccaagaggcaataataaagtggttattatatatctttgtgtttatgataaatatttatatatcatgctataattgtattaaccgaaacattgatacatgtttgt from Lolium rigidum isolate FL_2022 chromosome 4, APGP_CSIRO_Lrig_0.1, whole genome shotgun sequence encodes the following:
- the LOC124650414 gene encoding replication protein A 70 kDa DNA-binding subunit C-like → MDAPQLTPGAVKEIWDLPDGPGNIKPVLQVADLRPVTTKSAAAAKQSERFRLLLSDGVHSQQSMLSTDHNHLVRDGTLRVGSIVLLQDITCNTIQKRRIIIVVKLDVLRSECDMIGTPKIYEKKIPEGQGPNLPANSAQANSGIYSGAPGMLGNAGSERVEQVANNLSYGAPYNGVHGPVNPSIGQTVEPVPNNVLSDGSYGTLSAQNTMNVNAVQPNAQRPILNSHQNQRFAVPGTGGSSGPSGNIYGRSAQSSYQQPAPAYRNSGHVARNEAAPRAIPISALNVYQNTWTIKARVTAKSHVKHFTNAKGPGKLFSFDLLDAHGGEIRAVCFSSIARYDQFYDLIEVDKVYLISRGVLRPAKKQFNNLNNDYEINLDNTSSIEVCSGDDSSIPRQQFNFREISEIANMDKGSMVDLLGVVTSVSPSSTFMRKNGVETQKRVLQLKDMSRCSVEITMWGDFCNAEGQQLQSLCDSGLNPVLALRSGLVGDFNGKSVGTISSTLLKVNPDFSDAERLRQWYITEGENTACTSLSVGGMSSMGRTDARTTVRQIKDDNLGRSEKPDWITVMGTISNIITDTFCYPACTAEVNGTRCNKKVTNNGDGMWQGEKCDHSSPNCEYRYMLQCQIQDHTGTTTFATAFQDAGHDIIGLTAQDLFSMQHEDGEKFAGIIRQTRFELYIFKLKVKEETFSDEARVKATIVKAQKLDDTAKESRFLVGAIDNLLADDGSGSVPGVNGAAAINTGFTSNSTYATNMGGPNQFGQQASLSARMASTPSATRFAQACAVCGSNEHSVQNCPAVAMDMQQPTASGITPNSYGGSSAGNANARSDLCYKCSQPGHYSRDCPGQQATSYAASAGNAGARSDLCYKCSQPGHYSRDCPGQQAASYGSSAGNANARSDLCYKCSQPGHFARDCPAQAGAPQRQGYGNGAASGGYSRQSYVGSS